A window of the Microbacterium sp. AZCO genome harbors these coding sequences:
- a CDS encoding J domain-containing protein, which translates to MFDSPLSASAYQVLGVDPTVDEEGLRKAYRLRQRQTHPDTGGEAAVFIQVQRAWELVGTPAARAAYDRGHGFGATPAASFSPDAPVWRPPSRPADTRPKARSYGQPGGWRRERYLTLMREWVGRGVDIPDLYDPALVRSAPHALRRLLADALAEEATARVVADLGMGYTVWHDVAAGHASDEKVDHVVLGPSGLYGVMSEDFGGPVRVRRGELVGDGVEGAPIATLLARLRSVARSARVKFGGAIVVLPDDDLDQPIQELGKVRGVPVAVVSRSALSTVLRRGVTGAREVGGNEVFDIRTRLQHAVRYV; encoded by the coding sequence ATGTTCGATTCCCCCCTGTCCGCCTCCGCCTATCAGGTGCTCGGCGTCGACCCGACCGTCGACGAGGAGGGCCTGCGCAAGGCCTACCGGCTGCGGCAGCGTCAGACGCATCCCGACACGGGGGGCGAGGCAGCCGTCTTCATCCAGGTGCAGCGTGCGTGGGAGCTCGTCGGCACGCCCGCGGCGCGGGCCGCGTACGACCGCGGCCACGGCTTCGGGGCGACTCCCGCCGCGTCGTTCAGTCCGGATGCGCCGGTCTGGCGTCCGCCGTCACGCCCCGCCGACACGCGTCCCAAGGCGCGCTCGTACGGCCAGCCGGGCGGCTGGCGCCGCGAGAGGTACCTCACGCTCATGCGGGAGTGGGTGGGCCGCGGCGTCGACATCCCTGATCTCTACGACCCGGCGCTCGTGCGCTCGGCGCCGCACGCGCTGCGGCGACTCCTCGCCGACGCGCTCGCGGAGGAGGCGACGGCCCGCGTCGTCGCCGACCTCGGCATGGGATACACCGTGTGGCACGACGTCGCGGCCGGCCACGCGTCGGACGAGAAGGTCGACCACGTCGTCCTCGGGCCGAGCGGGCTCTACGGCGTCATGTCGGAGGACTTCGGCGGACCGGTCCGCGTGCGCCGGGGCGAGCTCGTCGGCGACGGCGTCGAGGGCGCGCCGATCGCGACGCTCCTCGCGCGGCTGCGGAGCGTCGCTCGCAGCGCCCGCGTGAAGTTCGGCGGAGCGATCGTCGTGCTCCCCGACGACGACCTCGACCAGCCCATCCAGGAGCTCGGCAAGGTGCGCGGCGTGCCCGTCGCCGTCGTGTCGCGGAGCGCTCTGTCGACCGTCCTCCGCCGCGGCGTCACGGGTGCGCGCGAAGTGGGCGGCAACGAGGTCTTCGACATCCGCACGCGCCTGCAGCACGCCGTCCGCTACGTCTAG
- a CDS encoding LssY C-terminal domain-containing protein, which yields MRSRAGRRGWSIGVALDWFFFVFAGLAAVWLAYLSLTETFNLGWWGILFAIVFWALLAYLVLPRLHRILTTIYVPDYFIGRTRTSDGLLGDPVNLAFMGSGEQIEAAMRAAGWTRADPITITSTWRIVASTLTRRSYDEAPVSPLFLFGRAQDFAYQQDVDDSPAQRHHVRFWQCPEGWLLPGGRRVDWLAAGTFDRRVGLSLFTLQITHKIDAETDIERDHIIATLTVADPRIDVRLIDDFSTGYHARNGGGDSISTDGDLPIVDVRDVTLDDTAAMLENAAKDPDPASAVPNTEDAA from the coding sequence GTGCGCTCGCGAGCGGGGAGGCGCGGGTGGTCGATCGGCGTCGCGCTGGACTGGTTCTTCTTCGTCTTCGCAGGCCTCGCCGCGGTGTGGCTGGCCTACCTGAGCCTGACCGAGACGTTCAATCTCGGCTGGTGGGGCATCCTGTTCGCCATCGTGTTCTGGGCCCTGCTCGCCTATCTCGTGCTGCCCCGCCTGCACCGCATCTTGACGACCATCTACGTGCCCGACTACTTCATCGGGCGCACGCGGACGAGCGACGGGCTGCTCGGCGACCCCGTGAACCTCGCGTTCATGGGGAGCGGCGAGCAGATCGAGGCGGCCATGCGCGCCGCCGGGTGGACACGGGCCGACCCGATCACGATCACCTCGACGTGGCGGATCGTCGCCTCGACCCTCACCCGCCGAAGCTACGACGAGGCGCCCGTGAGCCCGCTGTTCCTGTTCGGCCGCGCGCAGGACTTCGCGTACCAGCAGGACGTCGACGACAGCCCCGCGCAGCGGCATCACGTGCGGTTCTGGCAGTGCCCCGAGGGCTGGCTGCTGCCCGGCGGCCGGCGCGTCGACTGGCTCGCCGCGGGCACCTTCGACCGGCGCGTCGGCCTGTCGCTCTTCACGCTGCAGATCACCCACAAGATCGACGCCGAGACCGACATCGAGCGCGACCACATCATCGCGACGCTCACGGTCGCCGACCCCCGCATCGATGTGCGGCTCATCGACGACTTCTCCACGGGCTATCACGCGCGCAACGGCGGCGGCGACTCCATCTCGACCGACGGTGATCTCCCGATCGTCGACGTGCGGGACGTGACGCTCGACGACACGGCGGCGATGCTCGAGAACGCCGCGAAGGATCCCGATCCCGCCTCTGCCGTGCCGAACACGGAGGATGCCGCGTGA
- a CDS encoding ECF transporter S component, whose translation MHVSTSAPAPVATASRRLRWRVVDIVVASVIGVASGLIFLFWNIGYLGPSALLQPLLPGLQGLLDGPWLFAGVLGALIIRKPGAALYVETLAAVVSALVGNQWGGFLTLEAGLVQGIGAEIVFLIFAYRVWTLPVAMLAGAGAAIAGGINNLVLWYAGSNTSFTITYLISTTVSGAVIAGLLPWLVTRGLAATGALARFASGREARARV comes from the coding sequence ATGCACGTTTCCACGTCCGCGCCCGCCCCGGTCGCCACCGCTTCGCGCCGCCTCCGCTGGAGGGTCGTCGACATCGTCGTCGCCAGCGTCATCGGCGTCGCATCCGGCCTCATCTTCCTGTTCTGGAACATCGGCTACCTCGGACCCTCCGCGCTGCTGCAGCCGCTCCTCCCGGGCCTGCAGGGACTGCTCGACGGCCCGTGGCTCTTCGCGGGAGTGCTCGGCGCGCTCATCATCCGCAAGCCGGGCGCCGCCCTCTACGTCGAGACGCTCGCCGCTGTCGTGTCGGCGCTCGTCGGCAACCAGTGGGGCGGCTTCCTCACGCTCGAGGCGGGTCTCGTGCAGGGCATCGGGGCCGAGATCGTGTTCCTGATCTTCGCCTACCGCGTCTGGACCCTCCCCGTCGCGATGCTCGCCGGCGCGGGCGCCGCGATCGCCGGCGGCATCAACAACCTCGTGCTCTGGTACGCAGGGTCGAATACGTCCTTCACCATCACGTACCTCATCTCGACCACGGTGTCGGGCGCCGTCATCGCGGGACTGCTGCCGTGGCTCGTCACTCGGGGCCTCGCCGCGACCGGCGCCCTCGCGCGCTTCGCGTCGGGTCGCGAAGCGCGCGCCCGCGTCTAG
- a CDS encoding ABC transporter permease, protein MSLATATRSETTKQFTTSLWWILAIVLLVYVGFTASVLAFVFSASSTGALPGNGPQIPSEGLAPVLYSSATSVGYVFPLLIGTLAVTSEFRHKTLTPTFLATPRRATVLVAKLVVGILLGVLYGIIGLVAAFAPSAAFLAGYGLDTEITSPDTWAMLARMLLAYVLWVFVGIGIGALVRNQVGAIVGVLVFTQFLEPVARAAASFVEGLSDVTKYLPGAASDALVGASVFAVSTATTGNASTPLEWWGGALVLLGYAVVFVVLGWLFSWRRDVS, encoded by the coding sequence ATGAGCCTCGCGACCGCGACGCGTTCCGAGACGACGAAGCAGTTCACCACGTCGCTGTGGTGGATCCTCGCGATCGTCCTGCTCGTGTACGTCGGCTTCACGGCATCCGTGCTCGCCTTCGTGTTCTCCGCCTCGTCGACGGGGGCACTCCCCGGCAACGGCCCGCAGATCCCGTCCGAGGGCCTCGCCCCGGTGCTGTACAGCAGCGCCACCTCGGTCGGCTACGTCTTCCCGCTGCTGATCGGCACGCTCGCCGTGACGAGCGAGTTCCGGCACAAGACCCTGACGCCGACGTTCCTCGCGACTCCCCGACGCGCGACGGTCCTCGTCGCGAAGCTCGTGGTCGGCATCCTGCTGGGCGTGCTCTACGGCATCATCGGCCTGGTCGCCGCGTTCGCCCCGTCGGCGGCCTTCCTCGCCGGATACGGCCTCGACACCGAGATCACGTCGCCCGACACGTGGGCGATGCTGGCCCGGATGCTGCTCGCCTACGTCCTCTGGGTCTTCGTCGGCATCGGGATCGGCGCACTCGTGCGCAACCAGGTCGGGGCGATCGTCGGGGTGCTCGTGTTCACGCAGTTCCTCGAGCCGGTCGCGCGGGCTGCGGCATCCTTCGTCGAGGGGCTGTCGGACGTGACGAAGTACCTCCCGGGCGCCGCGAGCGACGCGCTGGTCGGCGCCAGCGTGTTCGCCGTGAGCACCGCGACGACCGGCAACGCGAGCACTCCGCTCGAGTGGTGGGGCGGCGCCCTCGTCCTGCTCGGCTACGCGGTCGTCTTCGTCGTGCTCGGCTGGCTGTTCAGCTGGCGCCGCGACGTCAGCTGA
- a CDS encoding enoyl-CoA hydratase/isomerase family protein codes for MGDGGITAEDKVVVRAEGSLGRLTLNRPQAINALDLDMIRLLTAALDVWEHDRDIDTVVLDGAGERGLCAGGDVRGLYERTVAGDAEASALFFREEYALNARISDYPKPIVALADGITMGGGIGLAGHAPFRIVTERSKLAMPETRIGFTPDVGGTWLLARAPGRLGEYLGLTGTVMDAADAMYAGFADHLVPTENLEGFVDALATRADPSGPAELVLLFDETPAPSRLAAARAWIDDAFAADTVGEIITRLRARPEDEARSTADLLEELSPTGLAVTLEAVHRVRSLPTLRDALAQEYGLVMWFAATQPDLAEGIRAQVVDKDRSPRWRPATLAELSPEATASAFSFTPSVPLWR; via the coding sequence GTGGGCGATGGGGGCATCACTGCAGAAGACAAGGTCGTCGTGCGCGCCGAGGGCTCGCTCGGACGACTCACGCTCAACCGTCCGCAGGCGATCAACGCGCTCGACCTCGACATGATCCGGCTCCTGACCGCTGCCCTCGACGTGTGGGAGCACGACCGCGACATCGACACCGTCGTGCTCGACGGTGCGGGCGAGCGCGGCCTGTGCGCGGGCGGCGATGTGCGCGGGCTCTACGAACGCACCGTCGCGGGCGACGCCGAGGCATCCGCCCTCTTCTTCCGCGAGGAGTACGCGCTCAACGCGCGCATCTCCGACTACCCGAAGCCGATCGTGGCCCTCGCCGACGGCATCACGATGGGCGGCGGCATCGGACTCGCGGGCCACGCGCCCTTCCGGATCGTGACGGAGCGCTCGAAGCTCGCGATGCCCGAGACCCGCATCGGGTTCACCCCCGACGTCGGCGGCACCTGGCTGCTCGCCCGCGCACCGGGCCGCCTGGGCGAGTACCTGGGCCTGACCGGGACGGTGATGGATGCCGCGGACGCGATGTACGCCGGCTTCGCCGACCACCTCGTGCCGACCGAGAACCTGGAAGGGTTCGTCGACGCCCTCGCGACGCGCGCCGACCCGAGCGGTCCGGCCGAGTTGGTCCTGCTCTTCGACGAGACGCCCGCGCCCTCCCGGCTCGCCGCCGCCAGGGCGTGGATCGACGACGCGTTCGCGGCGGACACCGTCGGCGAGATCATCACGCGCCTGCGTGCGCGCCCCGAGGACGAGGCCCGCTCGACCGCTGACCTCCTGGAGGAGCTCTCGCCGACGGGACTCGCCGTGACGCTCGAGGCGGTGCACCGCGTGCGCTCGCTGCCGACCCTGCGCGACGCCCTCGCGCAGGAGTACGGGCTCGTCATGTGGTTCGCCGCGACGCAGCCCGACCTCGCGGAGGGCATCCGCGCGCAGGTCGTCGACAAGGACCGCTCGCCCCGCTGGCGGCCGGCGACCCTCGCCGAGCTGTCACCGGAGGCGACGGCATCCGCCTTCTCGTTCACTCCGTCGGTTCCGCTCTGGCGGTGA
- a CDS encoding ATP-binding cassette domain-containing protein produces MPDGQVLEFSGVTKRFGAVTAVDGFTARVEPGRVTGFLGPNGAGKTTTLRVLLGLVRATDGSATIGGVPYAKLRNPLRSVGAVLEASSFHPGRSGANHLKVYAQAAGLPSSRVDESLGLVGLSDVAGRKVGGYSLGMRQRLGLAYALLGDPGVLVLDEPANGLDPEGIKWMRGLLRELARQGRTVFVSSHLLAEVQQTVDSLIVIAAGRLVFQGALAELSDPSEYATVVDSPDRAALSAALKAEDVDFEVLRSGLTVRGLDPAGVGRIAAESGVALSSLQRRGPALEEIFLDLVNGVRVHPSASGGVPADAVGPGIGTEAAGAGAAVAGAAVIAAEGSDAGEPEADAAGEPEAGVEAAGAVAAGPEAGEPEAAESEAIEPEAIEPEASGEADEPATDDESEAAGVAAEPATDDESDAAGVTAEPEADADASEPVAAETEPDSEPETETEPEPEPEPEPTSEADPESEPHSEPEGGEEPVAPASFAVASTGIIDIIPVAGVEADGADAPEEDSGDAPADEPHDGDHASEHEDENTASGGDRPWETYIKTDADRDADRFFASFDHERAGADAPAEPPAGANLPVSELETPTPEELGGPPPEWQAQPEPLAESESEPEDPEPEHHAEHEHHAEPEHHAEPEPENPEHHAASESENPDPDHHSEPEPEHAASDGEGEASIDDTATPETGPFGTLADLSPEWAENARQADESEEGEAR; encoded by the coding sequence ATGCCCGACGGACAGGTGCTGGAATTCTCCGGAGTCACGAAGCGCTTCGGCGCCGTCACCGCCGTCGACGGATTCACCGCACGCGTCGAGCCGGGCCGGGTCACCGGATTCCTCGGACCCAACGGCGCCGGCAAGACGACAACCCTCCGGGTGCTGCTCGGGCTCGTGCGTGCGACGGACGGCTCCGCCACGATCGGCGGCGTGCCCTACGCCAAGCTGCGCAATCCGCTGCGGTCCGTCGGGGCTGTGCTCGAGGCATCCAGCTTCCATCCCGGACGCTCCGGCGCAAACCACCTCAAGGTGTACGCGCAGGCAGCCGGACTGCCGTCCTCGCGCGTCGACGAGTCGCTCGGGCTCGTGGGTCTCTCCGACGTCGCTGGCCGGAAAGTCGGCGGCTACTCGCTCGGGATGCGGCAGCGCCTCGGCCTCGCCTACGCGCTGCTCGGCGACCCCGGCGTGCTCGTGCTCGACGAGCCCGCGAACGGACTCGATCCCGAGGGCATCAAGTGGATGCGGGGACTCCTGCGGGAGCTCGCCCGCCAGGGCCGCACGGTGTTCGTGTCGTCGCACCTGCTCGCCGAGGTGCAGCAGACCGTCGACTCGCTCATCGTCATCGCCGCGGGCCGCCTGGTCTTCCAGGGTGCGCTGGCCGAGCTGTCCGACCCGTCCGAGTACGCGACCGTCGTCGACTCCCCCGATCGCGCCGCCCTCTCCGCGGCGCTGAAGGCGGAGGACGTCGACTTCGAGGTGCTGCGATCGGGCCTCACGGTGCGAGGCCTCGATCCCGCGGGTGTCGGACGCATCGCCGCGGAGTCGGGCGTCGCCCTGTCGTCTCTGCAGCGTCGCGGACCCGCGCTCGAGGAGATCTTCCTCGACCTCGTGAACGGCGTGCGGGTGCACCCGAGCGCCTCCGGCGGCGTGCCGGCGGATGCCGTGGGCCCTGGCATCGGGACGGAGGCCGCTGGTGCCGGTGCGGCGGTGGCAGGAGCAGCGGTCATCGCGGCGGAGGGCTCGGACGCGGGCGAGCCGGAGGCGGATGCTGCGGGCGAGCCGGAGGCGGGTGTCGAGGCCGCAGGCGCTGTCGCGGCCGGGCCGGAGGCGGGTGAGCCGGAGGCGGCTGAGTCCGAGGCGATCGAGCCGGAGGCGATCGAGCCGGAGGCGAGCGGCGAGGCCGACGAGCCCGCGACCGACGACGAGTCCGAAGCGGCTGGCGTAGCCGCCGAACCGGCGACCGACGACGAGTCCGACGCGGCTGGCGTGACCGCGGAGCCGGAGGCGGATGCTGATGCCAGCGAACCCGTCGCGGCGGAGACCGAGCCTGACTCGGAACCCGAGACCGAGACCGAGCCCGAGCCCGAGCCCGAGCCTGAGCCTACGTCGGAGGCCGACCCCGAATCCGAGCCCCACAGCGAGCCTGAGGGCGGCGAGGAACCCGTTGCACCCGCATCATTCGCCGTGGCCAGCACCGGCATCATCGACATCATTCCGGTCGCCGGCGTCGAGGCGGACGGCGCCGATGCGCCCGAGGAGGACTCGGGCGACGCTCCTGCCGACGAGCCGCACGACGGCGACCACGCGAGCGAGCACGAGGACGAGAACACCGCGAGCGGCGGTGACCGGCCCTGGGAGACGTACATCAAGACCGACGCCGACCGCGATGCTGACCGCTTCTTCGCGTCGTTCGATCATGAGCGAGCTGGGGCGGACGCCCCCGCGGAGCCACCGGCGGGAGCGAACCTGCCGGTCTCGGAGCTCGAGACCCCCACCCCCGAGGAGCTCGGCGGACCTCCGCCCGAGTGGCAGGCGCAGCCCGAGCCGCTCGCCGAATCGGAGTCCGAGCCGGAGGACCCCGAGCCCGAGCACCACGCCGAGCACGAGCACCACGCCGAGCCCGAGCACCACGCCGAGCCGGAGCCGGAGAACCCCGAGCACCACGCCGCCTCGGAGTCGGAAAACCCCGACCCCGACCACCACTCCGAGCCGGAGCCCGAGCACGCGGCGTCCGACGGGGAGGGCGAAGCATCCATCGACGACACGGCCACCCCCGAGACCGGCCCCTTCGGCACCCTCGCCGACCTCTCGCCCGAATGGGCCGAGAACGCGCGACAAGCCGACGAGTCCGAGGAAGGGGAAGCCCGATGA
- a CDS encoding energy-coupling factor transporter transmembrane component T translates to MTLLDARARTGAVARINPVAKLGASALIALPLVLTLDWVSAAVALVLECLLFPFAGIGWREFWQRTLPVWIAAPLTALTIALYGETSGQVYVDWLFVRVSEGSLELALATFFRVLAIALPSVVLFVTVDPTDLADGLAQVLRLPSRFVLGALAGLRMVGLFIDDWRALELARRARGVADRGRIRRFLGMAFALLVLSIRRGSKLATSMEARGFGAPVERTWARESRFGGREWALMAIGAAISALAVTAAVLAGTWNFILGPA, encoded by the coding sequence ATGACGCTCCTCGACGCCCGCGCGCGCACCGGCGCGGTCGCGCGCATCAACCCCGTCGCGAAGCTCGGGGCGTCGGCACTCATCGCGCTGCCGCTCGTGCTGACCCTCGACTGGGTCTCCGCGGCGGTCGCGCTCGTCCTCGAGTGCCTGCTCTTCCCCTTCGCGGGGATCGGGTGGCGCGAGTTCTGGCAGCGGACCCTGCCGGTCTGGATCGCGGCGCCGCTCACGGCGCTCACGATCGCGCTCTACGGCGAGACCTCGGGTCAGGTGTACGTCGACTGGCTCTTCGTCCGCGTCAGCGAGGGGTCGCTCGAGCTCGCCCTCGCGACGTTCTTCCGCGTGCTCGCGATCGCGCTGCCGTCGGTCGTGCTGTTCGTGACGGTCGACCCCACCGACCTCGCCGACGGCCTCGCGCAGGTGCTGCGCCTGCCGTCGCGCTTCGTGCTGGGGGCGCTCGCGGGACTGCGCATGGTCGGCCTCTTCATCGACGACTGGCGGGCGCTCGAGCTCGCGCGCCGGGCGCGCGGCGTCGCGGATCGGGGCCGCATCCGCCGCTTCCTCGGCATGGCCTTCGCGCTGCTCGTGCTCTCGATCCGGCGCGGGTCGAAGCTCGCGACCTCGATGGAGGCGCGCGGCTTCGGTGCGCCCGTCGAGCGCACCTGGGCGAGGGAGTCGCGCTTCGGCGGGCGCGAGTGGGCGCTCATGGCCATCGGCGCCGCGATCTCCGCCCTCGCCGTCACGGCCGCCGTGCTCGCGGGCACGTGGAACTTCATCCTCGGCCCGGCGTGA
- a CDS encoding ATP-binding cassette domain-containing protein: protein MPGAASAPAAVEARGWGWRHASRRAWALRDVSFRIDPGERVLLLGASGSGKSTLLHGLAGVLGGDDEGESSGSLLIDGADAAAARGTAGLVLQDPDAQVVLARVGDDVAFGCESLGVPRDEIWPRVREALDAVGLDVALDRATKALSGGQKQRLALAGALAMLPGLLLLDEPTANLDPDGVAEVREAVAELVSRHPATLVVVEHRVDVWLPLVSRVIVLGAGGVEADGPPDVVLAREGRRLAEQGVWVPGIPPALPPAPVGAPGEALVSARGLAVERVRGVPVASGVDLEVREGAVLAVTGPNGAGKSTLGLSLAGLLPPAAGRVDASPALAAGAGSAPIRWTSRQLLTRIGTVFQDPEHQLLARTVREELEVGPRALGLGEGETAARVEELLVRLRLDRLAAANPFTLSGGEKRRLTVAAALATRPRVLVLDEPTFGQDARTWAELVALLARLRDGLDGDERSAIVAITHDLDVVRALRADVYALGAAS from the coding sequence GTGCCCGGCGCAGCATCCGCTCCCGCCGCCGTCGAGGCGCGCGGCTGGGGGTGGCGGCACGCGAGCCGTCGGGCCTGGGCGCTGCGGGACGTCTCGTTCCGCATCGATCCCGGCGAGCGCGTGCTGCTGCTCGGCGCCTCGGGCTCGGGCAAGTCGACGCTGCTGCACGGCCTCGCGGGCGTGCTCGGCGGCGACGACGAGGGCGAGTCGTCGGGATCGCTGCTGATCGACGGAGCGGATGCCGCGGCCGCGCGCGGCACGGCGGGCCTCGTGCTCCAGGACCCGGACGCCCAGGTCGTGCTCGCCCGCGTCGGCGACGATGTCGCCTTCGGCTGCGAGAGCCTCGGCGTGCCGCGCGACGAGATCTGGCCGCGCGTGCGCGAGGCGCTCGACGCCGTCGGCCTCGACGTCGCCCTCGACCGTGCGACCAAGGCGCTGTCCGGCGGGCAGAAGCAGCGGCTCGCGCTCGCGGGCGCGCTCGCCATGCTGCCGGGTCTCCTGCTCCTCGACGAGCCGACCGCCAACCTCGACCCCGACGGCGTCGCCGAGGTGCGCGAGGCTGTCGCGGAGCTCGTGTCGCGGCATCCCGCGACCCTCGTCGTCGTCGAGCACCGCGTCGACGTGTGGCTGCCGCTCGTGTCGCGCGTCATCGTCCTCGGCGCCGGCGGCGTCGAGGCCGACGGGCCGCCCGACGTCGTGCTCGCCCGCGAGGGGCGCCGGCTCGCCGAGCAGGGGGTGTGGGTGCCCGGCATCCCTCCCGCTCTTCCGCCCGCCCCGGTGGGCGCGCCCGGCGAGGCGCTCGTCTCGGCGCGCGGGCTCGCGGTCGAGCGCGTGCGCGGTGTGCCCGTCGCCTCGGGCGTGGATCTTGAGGTGCGCGAAGGCGCAGTGCTCGCCGTGACCGGTCCGAACGGCGCCGGCAAGTCCACCCTCGGCCTTAGCCTCGCGGGGCTTCTGCCGCCCGCGGCTGGGCGGGTCGACGCCTCGCCGGCGCTCGCGGCGGGGGCGGGATCCGCGCCGATCCGCTGGACCTCGCGGCAGCTGCTGACCCGCATCGGCACGGTGTTCCAGGACCCGGAGCACCAGCTGCTCGCCCGCACCGTCCGGGAGGAGCTCGAGGTCGGGCCGCGCGCGCTCGGACTCGGCGAGGGGGAGACGGCCGCGCGGGTCGAGGAGCTCCTGGTGCGGCTGCGCCTCGACCGCCTCGCCGCCGCCAACCCGTTCACGCTGTCGGGCGGGGAGAAGCGCCGCCTCACGGTCGCCGCCGCGCTCGCGACCCGGCCGCGCGTGCTCGTGCTGGACGAGCCGACGTTCGGTCAGGACGCCCGCACGTGGGCGGAGCTCGTCGCGCTGCTCGCGCGCCTGCGCGACGGGCTCGACGGCGACGAGCGCTCGGCGATCGTCGCGATCACGCACGATCTCGACGTCGTGCGGGCGCTGCGCGCCGACGTCTACGCGCTGGGGGCGGCGTCGTGA
- a CDS encoding D-alanyl-D-alanine carboxypeptidase codes for MTLADTEPPAHDDVRTDTGDVLVEPPARLEPEASPPLKKPGKALGEPRVAFAWVDETALLTKVGAPRDLSAATTPYITVETDLLARPPRRSPFRPGVLVPVAIIAALIGGYSATTLLWPLTAVAPTIEAVQIDSAPAPATTPTWPAQGQGAVAVTGFDGVVGSTADAAPIASITKVVTALLVLESQPLEPGEQGPAYSFTAADRVKYWGYRNRGESALDVPVGGSLSEYQLLEGMLIGSANNYADRLANNLWPSDAVYANAARTWLTAHGLPGITVYEPTGFDARNTASAASLIPLAEKALENPVIAEIVAKSEVDLPGAGHVKSTNGLLADPGVIGVKTGSLDTYNLLAAKNITVGETPVRLYAAVLGQRNDAGRIEATRALFTQLEAELQKKPSVPAGTKVGVVDTAWGEHSDVTTAADASVVLWNGASGAVSTDLKLGDELDAGRNVGTLSVKGPLDSATVDAVLTSEIDPPSAWWRLTHPLELFGLAG; via the coding sequence GTGACCCTCGCCGATACGGAGCCCCCGGCGCACGACGACGTGCGCACGGACACCGGTGACGTGCTCGTCGAGCCTCCCGCGCGGCTCGAGCCGGAGGCATCCCCTCCCCTCAAGAAGCCGGGGAAGGCGCTCGGCGAGCCGCGCGTCGCGTTCGCGTGGGTCGATGAGACCGCGCTCCTGACGAAGGTCGGCGCCCCGCGCGACCTCTCAGCCGCGACGACCCCCTACATCACGGTCGAGACCGATCTGCTGGCGCGCCCCCCGCGCCGTTCCCCGTTCCGTCCGGGCGTGCTCGTGCCCGTCGCGATCATCGCGGCGCTCATCGGCGGCTACTCCGCGACGACCCTCCTGTGGCCCCTCACCGCGGTCGCACCGACCATCGAGGCGGTGCAGATCGATTCCGCCCCCGCCCCCGCGACGACGCCGACGTGGCCCGCGCAGGGTCAGGGCGCGGTCGCGGTCACGGGCTTCGACGGCGTCGTCGGCTCCACGGCCGATGCGGCGCCGATCGCGAGCATCACGAAGGTCGTGACCGCGCTGCTCGTGCTCGAGTCGCAGCCGCTCGAACCCGGCGAACAGGGGCCGGCCTACAGCTTCACGGCGGCGGATCGCGTCAAGTACTGGGGCTACCGCAACCGCGGCGAGTCGGCGCTCGACGTGCCCGTCGGCGGCAGTCTCAGCGAATACCAGCTGCTCGAGGGGATGCTGATCGGGTCGGCGAACAACTACGCGGACCGTCTCGCGAACAACCTGTGGCCGAGCGATGCCGTGTACGCCAATGCGGCGCGGACGTGGCTCACCGCGCATGGGCTGCCCGGCATCACGGTGTACGAGCCGACCGGCTTCGACGCCCGCAACACGGCGAGCGCGGCATCCCTCATCCCGCTCGCCGAGAAGGCGCTCGAGAATCCGGTCATCGCGGAGATCGTGGCGAAGTCCGAGGTGGACCTCCCCGGCGCGGGGCACGTCAAGAGCACGAACGGCCTGCTCGCCGACCCCGGCGTGATCGGGGTCAAGACGGGGTCGCTCGACACCTACAACCTGCTCGCCGCCAAGAACATCACGGTCGGCGAGACGCCGGTGCGCCTCTACGCCGCCGTCCTCGGGCAGCGCAACGACGCCGGCCGCATCGAGGCGACGCGGGCGCTGTTCACGCAGCTCGAGGCCGAGCTGCAGAAGAAGCCGTCGGTGCCGGCGGGCACGAAGGTCGGGGTCGTCGACACGGCCTGGGGAGAGCACTCCGACGTCACGACGGCGGCGGATGCCTCGGTCGTGCTGTGGAACGGCGCGTCCGGCGCGGTCTCGACCGACCTGAAGCTCGGCGACGAGCTCGACGCGGGTCGCAACGTGGGCACGCTGAGCGTGAAGGGACCGCTCGACTCGGCCACGGTCGACGCCGTGCTGACCAGCGAGATCGATCCGCCGTCGGCCTGGTGGCGGCTGACGCACCCGCTGGAGCTGTTCGGGCTCGCGGGCTGA